A region of the Mycoplasma capricolum subsp. capricolum ATCC 27343 genome:
TAGTGGTGCTAATGGTACTAATAGTTCATCATCAAGTGATAGATCTAATAATTGATCTGATAATGAAAATCTTAGTGATATATTTTCTAATATAAATATAGAAGATATTAACTTAGGTGGTATTAAAGAAGTTAAAAAAGCTAAAGAGTTTATTATAAATAAAATTAAGCAAGCTTTACCTTATTTACAGCTAAATAAAGACTATAGAATTAGAAATTTAGATATTGTAGTTGAAAAACTAAAATATCCACAAACTAATATTAGTAAGGATAATCCTATTAGAAGTCAAACATTAATTTTAGAAGCTATAGCTCCTAAATTTGGACTTAAATATGTTTTAGTTGCAAATACAATTAATAAAGAATTAGATAAAGATTTTGATCTAAGTTTTAAAAAGTTAAATGATTTTAGCGTTAATGAAAATAAACTATCTGAATTAAGAAAAAAAATTATTGAAAATATTAATAACCAATTTCTTAATGATGGGTTAGTAATTAATTTAGATCTACAAATTGCTAATTTAAATAATGGTCTTGCTTATTTAAGTCAAGGAAAAGGTAGTGAGTTTATTTTTACAATAACTGGGTTAAATAATTATAGAATTAAAAACTCAACAACAGTTAAAGTTAAAAACAATGCAAGCTTTGTTGTTGATGATGAAGCTCCAACTTACAAGCCTGGAGACGAAAAAAATCCTGATAAAGCTATATTATATGATTTATCCTATGTTAATTTAAGTTTAAAATTTTCAGACCATATAATGTCTTCATTAAGAGATAAAATCATTAACTCTATAATAAAAGAACTAGAAAGTAAGTACTTTATTAAATATAAAAAACATTACTTAATAGATATTGATGAATTAAATATGTTAGTTAAAAAAATATCTAAGAAAAATGATCAAGCTAATGCTGGTCAGTTATTATTAAAACCTATTAATAGAGTTTCCCAAAATCAAGCTCTAATTAAAGTTGAAAATTTTAACAAGTATTTTGAACCGGTTAATGACTTAAATAAACCTATTAAAATTGATCAAGCTAATCAAGCCACAAAACAAAAGAAATTGCTATTAATCTTTATTCCGTTAGGTTTATTTAGCTTAACTAGTGTTGGATTACTGGGTTGATTTGTCTATGTTCGTAAAATAAAAAGTAAAATTTTATAATACTTATTGACAACTATAACTAATTTATGTTATATTCAAAATATAAATATCTTGTATATTTATAATATTGGCAGTGTGGTTCTTGCTGGCCCTGGGTGAACTCTGAGATCCCGAAAGACGGAGATTGAACCAAAAACAACTCTTTTTATAAGAGTTGTTTTTTTATATAATCTCATTATAAAAAACATACAATGGAGAAATATAATGAGTAATATACAAATAGGAAAAGTGTATAAAAAAAGATATAAAGAATTTAGTTTTCCAATAGCTAAAAATAAAACTGGTAATTTGATAGATCAGCATGGTCATAATAGACCATACATTATATTTTTTAGTGATGAAAAAGTTTTTTATTTGTCAGCTAAAACTATAACTTCATTAAATAGAAAAGCAACTATAAATGATAAGACTAACATTATTTTTGAAAAAGATTTGTATGGAAATGATAGAAAAATTGCAGTTAATTGTTCTGTTATAAATGTAATGGATAGGGAATTATTTGAATCACTTTATATAAAAGATAGTAGTTTTAATGATTTTCAAACAGATATTAAACACTATAATAAAATAATGAAAAAGCTATTTGATGTATTTGATGAAATAAAATATTTTGAAATTGATTATATAGAAAATAATGAACCTCATTGAAAAACAAGAAATGAAGCTATAAAAAATAAAAAAGAGTGTGAAATGGTAATTAAGGGATATCATTATCTTATAAGAGATAATAAAATATCTCCCGAAATAATATTAGATAAGCCTGAGCATTTTCTTGAAGTTACTAAAGAATATTTTAATATATTAAAAATTCCACCTACTGATGAAGCTTATGATTATGTCTGAAATTATAAATCTATTGATTGAGATGATTCATCTAATGTAAAAAAAATTACACAACAAGCCTATGACCTAGTACAAAAAGAACAACTAGAAAAAGAAAAGCAATTAAAAGAAAAACAAGCTCAACAACAAATAAAAAAACAAGAAGAAACTGATACTAATAATCATAATCATAAATTTAAAATGAAATAATATAATAGATTAAAAAGACTATAAAATAGTCTTTTTTTATACCAATTCAACAGTTTTTTAAAATACTTATAACATAAATATGTTATATAAAATATTTTAATTGTATATCTTTTTGTTATAATATAACTACAAAATAAAGCTAAAAGTATATAAAAATAGCATACTTTATACATAGGAGATAATATGATTAATAATAAAAGTGATTTTGACACTACTATATCTAATAGTTTAGAAGATGATTTTGGAATGGGATTAGAAGAAAAAATTGCTAAAAGAAACTCAGCTTATTCTAAAAGAACTGATCTTGCAAAAAATTTTATAAATACTAGCTCTATATCTAAAAGTGTTCAAATTGAACAAAATATCTTTTCAAATAAGTTAAAGCCAGTAAAAGTTAAAAGATCTAGTCTTTATATGAATGAAAGAGTTGAACAACTATATCAAAAATTAATTTATAGCTATATAGAAAAAAGAGGTAAAGCTCCAAGCATTACTGATATATTTGTAGAAGGTCTTTATTCTCTACAAAATAAGTTAGACAATGAATAGAAACAATATAAATACATAAAAAAAGACTATAAAGTAGTCTTTTTTTATGCTTGTATAACATTTTTTAGGTATCTTTTAACAATATATTTAACATACTTTTAACATAATAAATAAATAATAATTATTTTAAAATAATATATTTTTAAATAAAAATAAACTAAAAAGTATTTTTTTTATATATAATAAGAATATAAATTTCTAAAGAAAGAACACTATGAAAGAACAAATTAATTTAATTAGCTTTGGTGGACTTAAAGGTGGGGTTGGAAAAACTACACTTAACTTAAACATAGCAGGAGCTTTAGCGTTACAAGGAAAAAGAATTCTTGTTATGGATTTTGATCCACAAGGCTCAATTACTCAAACTTTGAGACAATCAGTTCAACAAACAAAAGATATTCAAGGAACTGAAAGGTGATTACTAGATGATATGAATAAAGATAAGCTTCAAAAGACTATTTTAAAAAGTTTTATAGAAAACATAGATTTTGTTCCATCAACTCCTATTTTAGAACGACAAAATAGACAACTTGTTTTAGAACCAAATAGAGAAAAAAGATTAATAACTAATATGATTAAAATAGGTGAAAATCAAAATCTTTTAACCAGTTATGATCATATTATTATTGATACAAATCCTGCATTTGATACAATAGCTGAAAATGTTTATATGGCTTGTGCTTTTAGGGGTGGAGTTATTCAAGTTATTAATGATGATCCTTATTCATTAACTGGAGCTATTAAAAATTTAAAAGTATGAGAAAAAAGATATATGAATGATGAATTTGTTCATATTCCTAATACTTTGAAAGGAATAGTTATTAATAAAACTAAAAATAATAGCTTATCAAAACAAATAGTCTTAACACTAAATAGTGATGATTTTCCTTATAGAGATCTTGTTTTAAGTACTACTATTATTGAAAACAATTCAATTAAAAAGTCAATTTTTCAACACAAGAATAAAAAAGGAAAAATTAGTATAAATTTTGCTTGTCAAGATAAACGTTTAAATAGTTGAACAAAACCTAAGTGAATTAAAGAAAATACTAAACTAGATAATTTAATTAAGAATGGAAATCCAATAAATAATTTAATTCTAGAGTTGAAAGATAAAGAAATACTAATATAATGAAAATATAGAGCTTTTATTGTTGTTATTTATTATAAAAACAATAGAGCTAAGATGGGGCGGGTGCTGTTATTAATGCACTCGCTTTTTTTATACAAAAGGAGTAATTATGAGTATAAAAATAGATATTTTTAATAATGAATTTTTGTTTTTAAAAGAGCTATATAGTCAAAAAGCTGATGAAATTAATCAAATAGAAAAGCATTTTAGGGAAGTTGAAAGAAAAAAACTTCATCCTAATTGACGTATTTTTAGACGTTCAAAAAGAAAATGAGTTACACTAGCTGGTGTTTTTGAACTTAATATAACAATGTATGAAACTACTAATGAATTAACTAATAAAATCACACGTTTTA
Encoded here:
- a CDS encoding ParA family protein, producing the protein MKEQINLISFGGLKGGVGKTTLNLNIAGALALQGKRILVMDFDPQGSITQTLRQSVQQTKDIQGTERWLLDDMNKDKLQKTILKSFIENIDFVPSTPILERQNRQLVLEPNREKRLITNMIKIGENQNLLTSYDHIIIDTNPAFDTIAENVYMACAFRGGVIQVINDDPYSLTGAIKNLKVWEKRYMNDEFVHIPNTLKGIVINKTKNNSLSKQIVLTLNSDDFPYRDLVLSTTIIENNSIKKSIFQHKNKKGKISINFACQDKRLNSWTKPKWIKENTKLDNLIKNGNPINNLILELKDKEILI
- a CDS encoding Mbov_0400 family ICE element protein, with amino-acid sequence MSNIQIGKVYKKRYKEFSFPIAKNKTGNLIDQHGHNRPYIIFFSDEKVFYLSAKTITSLNRKATINDKTNIIFEKDLYGNDRKIAVNCSVINVMDRELFESLYIKDSSFNDFQTDIKHYNKIMKKLFDVFDEIKYFEIDYIENNEPHWKTRNEAIKNKKECEMVIKGYHYLIRDNKISPEIILDKPEHFLEVTKEYFNILKIPPTDEAYDYVWNYKSIDWDDSSNVKKITQQAYDLVQKEQLEKEKQLKEKQAQQQIKKQEETDTNNHNHKFKMK